In Elusimicrobium sp. An273, a genomic segment contains:
- the hpf gene encoding ribosome hibernation-promoting factor, HPF/YfiA family, whose amino-acid sequence MDIKITAKNIKLTPAIKEFINTRVGKVENFFDNIVSAQVLISVEKKINQRAEIILHTGAKTTISASAVESNLYKAIDAAAVKAEAQAKKIKNKAKARKVSKKSVKEADINPFAEHVLLPQTDVKFSVIKQVEVSPMNPEDAAYEMERLGYSFWMFLDEDSKQINLIFKRLDGTYGLIKPIKKK is encoded by the coding sequence ATGGATATTAAAATTACGGCCAAAAACATCAAATTGACTCCGGCCATCAAAGAATTTATCAATACGCGCGTGGGAAAAGTAGAAAACTTTTTTGACAATATCGTTTCCGCGCAGGTGCTGATCTCGGTAGAAAAGAAAATCAATCAGCGCGCCGAAATTATTTTGCACACCGGCGCCAAAACCACCATCAGCGCCAGCGCCGTGGAAAGCAACCTGTATAAAGCCATCGACGCCGCGGCCGTAAAAGCCGAAGCGCAGGCCAAAAAAATTAAAAACAAAGCCAAAGCCCGCAAAGTAAGCAAAAAATCCGTCAAGGAAGCCGACATCAACCCGTTTGCCGAACACGTGCTTTTGCCGCAGACCGACGTAAAGTTCTCCGTCATCAAGCAGGTGGAAGTCTCGCCGATGAACCCGGAAGACGCCGCCTACGAAATGGAACGCCTGGGATACTCCTTCTGGATGTTCCTGGACGAAGATTCCAAGCAAATCAACCTGATTTTCAAACGCTTGGACGGCACCTACGGTTTAATTAAACCGATTAAAAAGAAATAA
- a CDS encoding HPr family phosphocarrier protein yields the protein MIQQDIQITNRLGLHARPAASIAQTAAKFACDIKLTKDHVTVNAKSIMGVMMLAAEFGSHVQLTTDGSDEKEAFEAIKKLFDDKFNEEF from the coding sequence GTGATACAGCAAGACATTCAAATCACCAATCGCTTAGGGCTGCACGCACGCCCGGCCGCTTCCATTGCGCAAACGGCCGCGAAGTTTGCGTGCGATATTAAGCTGACGAAAGACCATGTAACGGTAAACGCCAAAAGCATTATGGGGGTAATGATGCTGGCGGCGGAGTTTGGCTCGCACGTACAGTTAACGACGGACGGCTCGGACGAAAAAGAAGCGTTTGAAGCCATTAAAAAACTGTTTGACGATAAATTTAATGAAGAATTCTAA
- a CDS encoding PTS system mannose/fructose/sorbose family transporter subunit IID, with product MKFSMRLNMFLRSFFLQTGWNFMKFQNLGLTFVMMPFLKQLYKDDQDALPSVLQRYLENFNTQPVMASFCFGALAKQEEAVARAESLTKFKEKVTEWASIKKSLSITTASIGDRLFWGTLKPLTLLMALFIWLMLGVNFFEIDLPQNTPLLYAFCAGGAAFFAFNAVALFVKWQGLKISYNADENSCFGLTRFDWNKTIYNAKRIGIVLAVGMILFGIYHYLKDFEEVDVHFVTRAVIVLFFVMISFVTRKLRIPNMYLYLAAVVVFNLVCYL from the coding sequence ATGAAATTTTCCATGCGGCTGAATATGTTTTTGCGTTCGTTTTTCCTGCAGACGGGCTGGAACTTTATGAAATTCCAGAACCTGGGATTAACGTTTGTGATGATGCCGTTTTTAAAGCAATTGTACAAGGACGACCAAGACGCGCTTCCGTCCGTCCTGCAGCGATACCTAGAAAATTTCAACACGCAGCCGGTCATGGCGTCCTTCTGTTTCGGCGCGCTGGCCAAGCAGGAAGAGGCCGTAGCCCGGGCCGAATCGTTGACCAAATTTAAAGAAAAAGTAACCGAGTGGGCCAGCATCAAAAAAAGCCTCTCCATTACCACCGCCTCCATTGGAGACCGCTTGTTCTGGGGCACGCTTAAACCGCTGACGCTTTTAATGGCGCTGTTTATTTGGCTGATGCTGGGCGTCAATTTCTTTGAAATTGATTTGCCCCAAAATACCCCTCTTTTGTATGCCTTTTGCGCCGGAGGCGCGGCCTTTTTTGCTTTTAACGCAGTGGCCTTGTTTGTAAAATGGCAGGGCCTCAAAATCAGTTACAACGCAGACGAAAACAGTTGTTTCGGCCTAACCCGTTTTGACTGGAACAAAACCATCTACAACGCCAAACGCATCGGCATTGTGCTGGCGGTGGGGATGATTTTGTTCGGTATTTACCACTATTTAAAAGATTTTGAAGAAGTAGACGTTCATTTTGTTACACGCGCGGTCATCGTGCTGTTTTTCGTGATGATCAGCTTTGTAACCCGTAAACTTCGCATACCGAACATGTACTTGTATTTAGCGGCCGTAGTGGTGTTCAACCTGGTCTGCTATTTATAG
- the smc gene encoding chromosome segregation protein SMC produces the protein MYLKAIEIIGFKSFADKSRLDFEPGITCVVGPNGCGKSNVIDSVRWAIGEMSWKSLRSSSMVDIIFNGTAKRAPLNMAQVSMVFDNASRQLPLDFNEITVTRKIFRSGESEYYLNKVQCRLRDIRDLFLDTGIGGEGYAIIDQGGVESVLSASPEQRREMFEEVAGVSKYKAKREECIKRLERVDLDLARLSDTVALIEEQIKKLDSEARKARLYQRYREELKESEIAISVCSIKEADGLIAKHTGELEPVLRKLEDLEARISAQEGAAAALDLNLTHKQKEAAEFNEKISASKYQVGLLEGAITNCGNLTAELTAQIAASGAEAQRGQSRLQELAPAIAKLKEQLAAVSAELAPLQEQYNKQVASSQQLETDLRNTEAQSQRISGDLMALVRKQMEVSNRISLEESSAQRENEDLITAEKTSQEQTARAEQITRTLEEISARAAAKQAEADQARGAISAGEEDLRKLQTQRAALNEKLSAVKAARAALAAKLEMIQTQGKNDPYWVGAKAVAQSGLPGVKGTLRKALKYPASLAVAVEEAFGKYLDAVLCQDDNALQQALSVLKQHGKARAKFIVLSHVPQTAAAETGTLKKQLSYASELEDLINFIIGGYSYESGTVTGGFFVSGGAADVRAPEAYWGEEETVRGEMEAKAAEEDAVSKEIISNYDALTRADETLKNLRAKSQEAVVALNVVQNERANKEQELRSVQDALQRAAQRKQEITLRVEGRKKNAETLKQNLEELKNSQAQLTKQGEELKAKQAQLREQSEKIKSEIGTLNARLYEVKIKKNNVELDLKSTEYEFNSLTENEGKRNEKIASSNLRLKSLAEEKLSTQAKLSAERDTLAKLEVDEHKMRADLEALKKEYSDKTAALNACKKESSELAIKKNDLENALANARRQRTTVTNNLFESWNITPEEAQMNYGDKTVDYERVKMMRKRIENMGAVNMTAPEEYDALTERNTFLRTQMADLDGAKKDLKSAINKINQTTRENFKYTFEQVRTHFKNIYQTLFRGGECDLVLTQPENLLETGIEIYAQPPGKKLLNISSMSGGEKTLTAMSLLFAFFTHNPSPFCIMDEADAALDEANVERYVNLIKEFSKTTQFIVVTHNKRTMEAARMLYGITMEESGVSKVLSVNLADRSNPEDIKKKEAIEALAEA, from the coding sequence ATGTACTTAAAAGCTATTGAAATTATTGGTTTTAAATCTTTTGCCGACAAATCCCGCCTGGATTTTGAACCCGGCATTACCTGCGTAGTCGGGCCGAACGGCTGCGGCAAATCCAACGTGATTGATTCCGTCCGCTGGGCCATTGGCGAAATGAGCTGGAAGTCCCTGCGCTCCTCTTCCATGGTAGATATTATTTTTAACGGCACGGCAAAGCGCGCTCCCCTGAATATGGCGCAAGTCAGCATGGTGTTTGACAACGCCTCCCGCCAGCTGCCGCTTGATTTTAACGAAATTACCGTTACGCGCAAAATTTTCCGCTCCGGCGAAAGCGAGTACTATTTAAATAAAGTACAGTGCCGCCTGCGCGATATACGCGATTTGTTTTTGGACACGGGCATCGGTGGGGAAGGATACGCCATTATCGACCAGGGCGGCGTGGAAAGCGTTCTTTCCGCTTCGCCGGAACAGCGCCGCGAAATGTTTGAAGAAGTGGCCGGCGTTTCCAAATATAAGGCCAAACGCGAAGAATGCATCAAGCGTTTGGAGCGGGTGGATTTGGATTTGGCCCGTTTGTCCGATACGGTGGCCTTGATTGAAGAACAAATTAAAAAGCTCGACAGCGAGGCCCGCAAAGCGCGCCTGTACCAGCGCTACCGCGAGGAACTGAAAGAAAGCGAAATCGCCATTTCGGTTTGCTCCATTAAAGAGGCGGACGGACTAATCGCCAAGCATACGGGCGAATTGGAACCGGTGCTGCGCAAACTGGAAGATTTGGAAGCGCGCATTTCCGCACAGGAAGGCGCGGCCGCGGCCTTGGATTTAAATTTAACGCATAAACAAAAAGAGGCGGCCGAATTTAACGAAAAAATTTCCGCCAGCAAATATCAGGTGGGCCTGTTGGAAGGGGCCATTACAAACTGCGGCAATTTAACCGCCGAACTGACGGCTCAAATCGCCGCGTCGGGCGCCGAAGCCCAGCGCGGGCAAAGCCGCCTGCAGGAATTGGCGCCGGCCATTGCCAAACTCAAAGAACAATTGGCCGCCGTTTCGGCGGAGCTGGCCCCCTTGCAGGAACAATATAATAAGCAGGTGGCATCTTCCCAACAGCTGGAAACCGACCTGCGCAATACCGAAGCGCAATCCCAGCGCATTTCGGGCGACCTGATGGCCTTGGTGCGCAAACAAATGGAAGTTTCCAACCGCATTTCTCTGGAAGAATCTTCCGCCCAGCGCGAAAACGAGGATTTGATTACCGCCGAAAAGACCAGCCAGGAACAAACAGCCCGCGCGGAGCAGATTACCCGCACGCTGGAAGAAATCTCCGCCCGCGCCGCCGCCAAACAGGCCGAGGCCGATCAAGCCCGCGGTGCCATTTCGGCAGGAGAAGAAGACCTGCGCAAACTGCAAACCCAGCGCGCGGCGTTAAATGAAAAACTTTCCGCCGTTAAAGCGGCCCGCGCGGCGCTGGCCGCCAAGCTGGAGATGATTCAAACCCAAGGCAAAAACGACCCCTACTGGGTGGGCGCAAAAGCGGTGGCGCAAAGCGGACTGCCGGGCGTAAAAGGCACGCTTCGCAAAGCGCTTAAATATCCGGCATCTTTGGCGGTAGCGGTGGAAGAAGCGTTTGGCAAATACTTGGACGCCGTTTTGTGCCAAGACGACAATGCCTTGCAGCAGGCGCTAAGCGTGCTGAAACAGCACGGCAAGGCGCGCGCCAAGTTTATTGTGCTTTCACACGTACCTCAAACGGCGGCCGCCGAAACGGGAACCTTGAAAAAACAGCTCTCGTACGCTTCGGAATTGGAAGATTTAATCAATTTTATTATCGGCGGGTACTCGTATGAGAGCGGAACCGTAACGGGCGGATTTTTTGTAAGCGGCGGCGCGGCGGACGTGCGCGCGCCGGAAGCTTACTGGGGGGAGGAAGAAACCGTCCGCGGCGAGATGGAAGCAAAAGCCGCCGAAGAAGACGCGGTTTCAAAAGAAATTATTTCCAACTATGACGCCCTTACCCGTGCAGACGAAACGCTGAAAAATTTGCGCGCCAAATCGCAGGAAGCGGTGGTGGCGCTGAACGTCGTGCAGAACGAGCGGGCCAATAAAGAGCAGGAACTCCGCTCCGTGCAAGACGCGCTGCAGCGGGCCGCCCAACGCAAGCAGGAAATTACCCTGCGCGTGGAAGGACGCAAGAAAAATGCAGAAACCTTAAAACAGAATTTGGAAGAATTAAAAAACAGTCAAGCCCAATTAACCAAGCAAGGGGAAGAACTGAAAGCCAAACAGGCCCAGCTGCGGGAACAGTCCGAAAAAATCAAATCGGAAATCGGCACGCTCAACGCGCGGCTGTATGAAGTAAAAATCAAAAAGAACAACGTGGAACTGGATTTAAAATCCACGGAATACGAATTTAACAGCCTGACGGAAAACGAAGGCAAACGCAACGAAAAAATAGCGTCTTCCAATTTGCGTTTAAAAAGCCTAGCGGAAGAAAAACTTTCCACCCAGGCCAAACTGTCGGCCGAGCGCGACACGCTGGCCAAATTGGAAGTGGACGAGCATAAAATGCGCGCGGATTTGGAAGCCCTTAAAAAAGAATACAGCGATAAAACCGCCGCGTTAAACGCCTGCAAAAAAGAATCGTCGGAGTTGGCCATTAAAAAGAACGATTTGGAAAACGCCCTTGCCAACGCCCGCCGCCAGCGCACCACGGTTACCAACAATTTGTTTGAAAGCTGGAACATCACGCCGGAAGAAGCGCAAATGAATTACGGCGACAAAACCGTGGATTACGAACGCGTGAAAATGATGCGCAAACGCATTGAAAATATGGGAGCCGTCAATATGACCGCGCCGGAAGAATACGACGCGCTGACCGAGCGCAACACGTTCCTTCGCACCCAAATGGCGGACTTGGACGGCGCCAAAAAAGATTTAAAATCCGCCATCAACAAAATCAACCAAACCACGCGCGAAAACTTTAAATATACGTTTGAACAGGTGCGCACGCACTTTAAGAACATTTATCAAACGCTTTTCCGCGGAGGGGAGTGCGACTTGGTGCTTACCCAGCCGGAAAATCTGCTGGAAACCGGCATTGAAATTTATGCCCAGCCTCCGGGTAAAAAACTCTTAAATATCTCTTCTATGTCCGGCGGCGAAAAAACGCTTACGGCCATGTCTTTGCTCTTTGCGTTCTTTACGCACAACCCGTCCCCGTTCTGCATTATGGACGAGGCGGACGCCGCCTTGGACGAAGCCAACGTGGAACGCTACGTCAACCTGATTAAAGAGTTTTCCAAAACCACTCAGTTTATTGTGGTAACCCACAACAAACGCACCATGGAAGCCGCACGGATGCTCTACGGCATTACCATGGAAGAAAGCGGCGTTTCGAAAGTGTTGTCGGTCAACCTGGCCGACCGTTCCAATCCGGAAGACATCAAGAAGAAAGAAGCCATTGAAGCGTTGGCGGAGGCATAA
- a CDS encoding PTS sugar transporter subunit IIC — protein MMTPEVFMLCVLAALLELDTTYAFQLTFSRGIIAAPLMSLLTGDIMAGIQVGVFTELIFADINPLGGILPPSAVVCSAVSLALHALGIDLYFAFFFGVGGAILFSLAEKLMRKNRFKWLVFWEQKITKTPSAVNRTVALALATSFLMNFILIFIFTWICGKLMLWLLPYIPVKAQFACKFAYMAVPWIGLATLVPAFRLKTR, from the coding sequence ATGATGACGCCGGAAGTTTTTATGCTGTGCGTGCTGGCCGCGCTTTTGGAGCTGGATACCACCTATGCTTTCCAGCTTACGTTCTCGCGCGGAATTATTGCCGCGCCGCTGATGTCGCTTCTGACGGGGGACATCATGGCCGGCATTCAGGTAGGCGTGTTTACGGAACTGATTTTTGCAGATATCAACCCGCTGGGCGGAATTCTCCCCCCCAGCGCGGTGGTATGCTCGGCGGTGTCGCTTGCGCTGCACGCTTTGGGGATTGATCTGTATTTCGCTTTCTTCTTTGGCGTCGGCGGGGCCATTTTATTTTCGCTCGCTGAAAAACTCATGCGCAAAAACCGCTTTAAATGGCTGGTCTTTTGGGAACAGAAAATTACCAAAACTCCGTCCGCCGTCAACCGGACGGTGGCCTTGGCGCTGGCCACGTCGTTTTTAATGAATTTTATTCTCATTTTTATTTTTACGTGGATCTGCGGTAAGCTGATGCTGTGGTTGCTGCCGTATATCCCGGTGAAGGCGCAGTTTGCGTGCAAGTTTGCGTATATGGCCGTCCCGTGGATCGGGCTGGCCACGCTGGTGCCCGCGTTCCGCCTCAAAACAAGGTAA
- a CDS encoding PTS sugar transporter subunit IIA codes for MVKIILVTHGHLAQEMQETAAQIIGKPADESLAAFSVTAAASVEKEAAKLHDLLRTCEEGAVILTDIFGGSATNISLTASKDLPKCHVITGLNLSMLLTAINNRKKLSAKELAEKIEADGKRAVINATELLIKGL; via the coding sequence ATGGTAAAAATTATTTTAGTTACGCACGGGCACCTCGCCCAAGAAATGCAGGAAACAGCGGCGCAAATCATCGGCAAACCGGCCGATGAAAGCTTGGCCGCGTTTTCCGTAACGGCCGCCGCCTCGGTGGAAAAAGAAGCGGCCAAATTGCATGATTTGCTCCGCACCTGCGAAGAAGGCGCCGTTATTCTGACCGATATTTTTGGCGGAAGCGCCACCAATATCTCGCTCACCGCCAGCAAAGACTTGCCCAAATGCCACGTGATTACCGGCCTGAATTTGAGCATGCTGCTCACGGCCATTAACAACCGCAAGAAACTTTCGGCCAAAGAATTGGCGGAAAAAATTGAAGCCGACGGCAAACGGGCCGTAATCAATGCAACGGAACTTTTGATAAAGGGGCTTTAA
- a CDS encoding glycosyltransferase family 39 protein: MAFYKDKVFRLLFVLLALFKAAALLYAAFWNPLGEAVLAFPDSITYVYPAQTWLQYGAMWEAVSATPMLLRTPGYPFFLALIGFFTGNLTWAVAIAQNFLSLFLLIPVYLTARRLAGLPAARWATFFCTVSVLYFSLSFAVLSETLCVFLLAWFVFFTVRFLQAPRAVDLAAAALFLAAAVYVRPAVYYFMFAAAVMLVCFQAGKLVRFPLHKIIVFFILPLILLIGAWQLRNRLQTGFGGFTSVGAYNLYMWNEDYLAHKMGLSVPQAHDALERALPAGFSQLPAQEQVRIYKSWARPLIQESFFYKLSRAPLWALKTLFGANFVHLSRLAWGGRTPQALLEGEMLNHTEAVHTRWLEKFSDKLLFAAAAGQVALTVLLGIIGFWVLWQKEKTSAFFLGVYCLYFWAIGSTFFGAYARFRAPFEFVLCIAAGAAAAALWQRFNPRQRPLP, from the coding sequence ATGGCTTTTTATAAAGACAAAGTGTTTCGGCTTTTATTCGTCCTTTTGGCACTGTTTAAAGCGGCGGCCCTTTTGTATGCGGCGTTTTGGAACCCGCTGGGAGAAGCGGTACTGGCGTTTCCCGATTCGATTACGTATGTTTACCCCGCGCAAACGTGGCTGCAATACGGTGCCATGTGGGAGGCCGTCTCGGCCACGCCCATGCTCTTGCGCACGCCAGGGTATCCTTTCTTTTTGGCGCTCATCGGTTTTTTTACCGGTAATTTAACCTGGGCCGTGGCCATTGCGCAAAATTTCCTTTCGCTGTTTCTTTTAATCCCGGTTTATTTAACGGCACGCCGTTTGGCCGGGCTGCCGGCCGCACGCTGGGCCACATTTTTCTGCACGGTAAGCGTATTGTATTTTTCCCTGTCTTTTGCCGTACTGAGCGAAACGCTGTGCGTGTTTTTATTGGCTTGGTTTGTATTTTTTACGGTACGCTTTTTACAGGCCCCCCGCGCTGTAGATTTAGCGGCGGCGGCGTTGTTTTTGGCAGCGGCCGTTTACGTACGCCCGGCCGTATATTATTTTATGTTTGCGGCGGCCGTCATGCTGGTATGTTTCCAAGCGGGGAAACTCGTTCGCTTTCCGCTGCATAAAATAATTGTGTTTTTTATACTGCCGCTTATCCTCTTAATAGGGGCCTGGCAGCTGCGCAACCGCCTGCAAACGGGTTTTGGCGGTTTTACGTCAGTAGGGGCCTACAACCTGTATATGTGGAACGAAGATTATCTGGCGCACAAAATGGGCTTATCCGTGCCGCAGGCGCACGACGCGCTGGAGCGCGCCCTGCCCGCCGGATTTAGCCAACTGCCCGCCCAAGAACAAGTGCGTATTTATAAATCGTGGGCGCGGCCGCTGATTCAGGAAAGCTTTTTTTATAAACTTTCCCGCGCACCGCTTTGGGCGCTAAAAACGCTGTTTGGCGCCAACTTTGTACACCTCTCGCGCTTGGCCTGGGGCGGACGCACGCCGCAAGCCTTGCTGGAAGGAGAGATGTTAAACCACACCGAAGCGGTGCATACGCGCTGGCTGGAAAAATTTTCCGACAAGCTGTTGTTTGCGGCCGCCGCCGGGCAAGTGGCGCTGACGGTACTTTTGGGAATCATCGGCTTTTGGGTTTTGTGGCAAAAAGAAAAAACAAGCGCTTTCTTTTTAGGCGTCTATTGCCTGTATTTCTGGGCGATTGGATCCACTTTTTTTGGGGCTTACGCCCGTTTTCGGGCGCCTTTTGAATTTGTGCTGTGCATTGCCGCCGGAGCGGCGGCCGCGGCGTTATGGCAGCGGTTTAACCCGCGCCAAAGGCCGCTTCCTTAA
- the rapZ gene encoding RNase adapter RapZ, with protein sequence MADNKRRIFIITGLSGAGKSQALKIFGDFGFYCVDNLPLALFKNFTDYIKQSGERKDIALGIDVREGGRLKDMPKILNSMVADDFIVRVIFLDASEECLIRRFSETKHRHPIHKKLAAAIAHEREVMSPIRTMADKVIDTSDLKLGELKEKLSALLGLTRDGDMQISVVSFGFKNGILKDCDIVMDVRFLPNPFYIPELRDKTGLDKEVQNYIMSFKETQEFAEKFADLIKYLIPKYIKEGKSYLTIAMGCTGGKHRSVFMAHELAQRLAKAGLNATEFHRDIGL encoded by the coding sequence ATGGCAGACAATAAACGCCGTATTTTTATCATTACCGGGCTAAGCGGAGCCGGCAAATCCCAAGCGCTGAAAATTTTCGGCGACTTCGGTTTTTACTGCGTGGACAATTTGCCGCTGGCCTTGTTTAAAAACTTTACCGACTACATCAAACAAAGCGGCGAGCGCAAAGACATCGCCCTGGGTATCGACGTACGCGAAGGCGGGCGCCTCAAAGACATGCCCAAAATTTTGAACTCCATGGTGGCGGACGACTTTATTGTAAGAGTCATCTTTTTAGACGCGTCGGAAGAGTGCCTTATCCGGCGTTTTTCCGAAACCAAACACCGCCACCCCATTCACAAAAAACTGGCGGCCGCCATTGCCCACGAACGCGAAGTCATGAGCCCGATCCGCACCATGGCGGACAAGGTAATTGACACGTCGGACTTAAAGCTGGGGGAACTGAAGGAAAAACTTTCCGCCCTGCTGGGCCTTACGCGCGACGGCGATATGCAGATTTCCGTCGTGTCCTTCGGCTTTAAAAACGGCATTTTAAAAGACTGCGACATCGTCATGGACGTACGTTTTTTGCCCAACCCTTTCTACATCCCCGAACTGCGGGACAAAACCGGGTTGGACAAAGAAGTACAAAATTATATTATGTCGTTTAAGGAGACGCAGGAATTTGCCGAAAAATTTGCGGACTTGATTAAATATTTGATACCCAAATATATAAAGGAAGGCAAAAGCTACCTGACCATTGCCATGGGCTGCACCGGCGGCAAGCACCGCAGCGTGTTTATGGCGCACGAGCTGGCCCAACGCTTGGCAAAAGCCGGGCTGAATGCAACCGAATTTCACAGGGATATAGGACTTTAA
- the hprK gene encoding HPr(Ser) kinase/phosphatase, which yields MEFTKSITVAELLQVKRLNLELVCGKRYIHREITLGSVNRPGLALCGHLDSFRANSVQVFGRGEHAFCVKENKSRLRANVEKMLVEGKVPCVIMAAGLDPLPAIRKACLSSDVPVLKTDMESSAFVAEFTRFLDEKLSPVTHMHGVLVDVSGTGVLIRGDAGIGKSECALELIKRGHILVADDVVEVQKRFGRFLVGSCPTMLKHYMEVRGLGILDVPLLFGVGSTLDETNIDMEVVLTSPNKQPIDRLGVEQKTTNILGIEIPSLGLPVTPGRNLAVLIEVASLNQQLKSQGIFSAKEFSQKILDKMKKGTNGRQ from the coding sequence TTGGAATTTACCAAATCTATCACCGTTGCAGAACTGCTCCAGGTTAAGCGCCTTAACCTGGAGCTGGTCTGCGGGAAAAGATACATCCACCGCGAAATTACGCTGGGCAGCGTAAACCGGCCCGGCCTGGCCTTGTGCGGGCATTTGGACAGTTTCCGCGCCAATTCCGTACAGGTGTTTGGCCGCGGGGAACATGCGTTTTGCGTCAAAGAAAACAAATCCCGCCTGCGCGCCAACGTGGAAAAAATGCTGGTGGAAGGGAAAGTGCCCTGCGTGATTATGGCGGCGGGGCTGGATCCGCTGCCGGCCATTCGCAAAGCGTGTTTAAGCTCGGACGTACCGGTATTAAAAACGGATATGGAATCCTCCGCTTTTGTGGCGGAGTTTACCCGCTTTTTAGATGAGAAACTCTCCCCGGTTACGCATATGCACGGAGTGCTGGTGGACGTAAGCGGAACGGGCGTATTAATCCGCGGGGATGCGGGCATCGGCAAAAGCGAATGCGCGCTGGAACTGATTAAACGCGGCCATATTTTAGTGGCCGATGACGTAGTGGAAGTGCAAAAGCGGTTTGGCCGTTTTTTGGTCGGCTCCTGCCCGACGATGCTGAAACATTATATGGAAGTAAGGGGGCTGGGCATTTTGGACGTGCCGCTTCTGTTTGGCGTAGGCTCTACGCTAGACGAAACCAACATTGATATGGAAGTGGTGCTTACCTCGCCCAACAAGCAGCCCATCGACCGGCTGGGAGTGGAGCAAAAAACGACTAACATTTTGGGAATTGAAATTCCTTCGCTGGGTCTGCCCGTTACACCGGGACGCAACCTGGCGGTGCTGATTGAAGTGGCGTCTTTAAACCAACAGCTCAAAAGCCAAGGTATTTTTTCCGCCAAAGAATTCAGCCAAAAAATCTTAGACAAAATGAAAAAGGGAACCAATGGCAGACAATAA
- a CDS encoding PTS system mannose/fructose/N-acetylgalactosamine-transporter subunit IIB, which translates to MPIIFARVDDRLIHGQIVQAWLPELNVDEILIPCTKGKESCLNRGLLRLSLPYEYELTILNSHDCARYAAQSKRRIFLLMSSLQEFTDLIEDGLQIKSLNIGGMHFKEGAQKLDENVFLDDKDKHFLKLIRDLGINIETRAVPNSQSISVNEAIS; encoded by the coding sequence ATGCCGATTATTTTTGCGCGCGTAGACGACCGCTTGATTCACGGGCAGATTGTGCAGGCTTGGCTGCCGGAACTGAATGTGGACGAAATTTTGATCCCCTGTACCAAGGGAAAAGAATCGTGCCTCAACCGCGGCCTGCTGCGCCTGAGCCTGCCGTATGAATACGAGCTGACCATCTTAAACTCGCACGACTGCGCGCGCTATGCGGCCCAGTCCAAGCGGCGCATTTTTTTGTTGATGAGCTCTTTGCAGGAATTTACCGACCTGATAGAAGACGGGCTGCAAATCAAATCCCTCAATATCGGCGGCATGCATTTTAAAGAAGGCGCGCAAAAATTGGACGAAAACGTCTTTTTAGACGATAAAGACAAACATTTTTTAAAATTAATCCGGGATTTGGGCATTAATATCGAAACCCGCGCCGTACCCAATTCCCAATCCATATCGGTAAACGAGGCTATTTCATGA
- a CDS encoding metallophosphoesterase family protein, which produces MLVGVFSDVHSNLEALDACLERYQKEGVSHFIYCGDIIGYGPDPEACVRKISQLNLLACVLGNHDAVFVQPELESLFNYDAKVALDANKKQLSEKSIRFLSALPTVRHGDNFTAVHGTPADPIKEYFSSCSQFRACFDLWEGQVCWVGHTHLPFYMKGSPRACAIYLNRKEDALVRLNDKNRYVINPGAVGKPRDNNPHASFGIWDTEAKTFRFIRQPYDLRITQEKMAKQKYPSFLIDSLSLGL; this is translated from the coding sequence ATGCTGGTTGGCGTGTTTTCGGATGTACACAGTAATTTGGAAGCGCTGGACGCGTGCCTGGAACGCTACCAAAAAGAAGGCGTAAGCCACTTTATTTACTGCGGCGACATCATCGGCTACGGGCCGGATCCCGAGGCGTGCGTGCGCAAAATTTCCCAATTAAATTTGCTGGCCTGCGTGCTGGGCAATCACGATGCGGTGTTTGTGCAGCCGGAATTGGAGTCGCTTTTTAATTACGACGCCAAGGTGGCGTTGGACGCCAATAAAAAACAACTAAGCGAAAAATCCATCCGCTTTCTGTCCGCTCTTCCCACCGTCCGGCACGGGGACAATTTTACCGCCGTACACGGCACCCCGGCCGATCCGATTAAAGAATACTTCTCCAGCTGTTCGCAGTTTCGGGCGTGTTTTGACTTGTGGGAAGGACAGGTGTGCTGGGTGGGGCATACGCATTTGCCTTTTTACATGAAAGGCTCTCCCCGCGCGTGCGCCATTTATTTAAACCGCAAAGAGGACGCGCTCGTCCGGCTCAATGACAAAAACCGCTACGTTATCAATCCCGGGGCGGTGGGCAAACCGCGGGATAATAATCCTCACGCCTCTTTTGGCATTTGGGATACGGAGGCCAAAACCTTCCGTTTTATCCGCCAGCCCTACGACTTGCGCATCACGCAGGAAAAAATGGCCAAGCAGAAATATCCCTCTTTTCTAATAGACAGTCTTTCGCTGGGGTTATAA